Proteins encoded within one genomic window of Bradyrhizobium sp. CB1717:
- a CDS encoding nitroreductase: MEFETLIQSRRSVRGFRNEPVPRAVIEAIIESAKRAPSSMNTQPWHVHVLTGRPLEEVRRRNMEEMIGGAKVKRDIVSHGEYQGVHRSRQVDIAKKLFGAMGIARDDKPMRQDWVLRGFRQFDAPVSLVLTYDRVLDPGAVCHFDLGALCYGIVLAAWDRGLGSVINGQGIMRSDIVREVADIPDDEVIMTCVAMGYPDDRFAANAVRSDREHNDEFVRYVGFAD, from the coding sequence GTGGAATTCGAGACGCTGATCCAGTCGCGCCGCAGCGTGCGCGGTTTCAGGAACGAGCCGGTGCCGCGCGCGGTGATCGAGGCGATCATCGAGAGCGCCAAGCGCGCGCCGTCGTCGATGAACACCCAGCCCTGGCACGTTCACGTGCTCACGGGGCGTCCGCTCGAAGAAGTACGCCGCCGCAACATGGAGGAGATGATCGGTGGCGCCAAGGTCAAGCGCGACATCGTCAGCCACGGCGAGTATCAGGGCGTGCATCGCTCGCGGCAGGTCGACATCGCCAAGAAGCTGTTCGGCGCGATGGGGATTGCGCGCGACGACAAGCCGATGCGCCAGGACTGGGTGCTGCGCGGCTTCCGCCAGTTCGACGCGCCGGTCTCGCTGGTGCTGACCTATGACCGCGTGCTCGATCCCGGCGCGGTCTGCCATTTCGATCTCGGCGCGCTCTGCTACGGCATCGTGCTCGCAGCCTGGGACCGCGGCCTCGGCTCCGTCATCAACGGGCAGGGCATCATGCGCTCCGACATCGTGCGCGAGGTCGCTGATATTCCGGACGACGAGGTCATCATGACCTGCGTCGCGATGGGCTATCCCGACGACCGCTTTGCCGCGAACGCGGTTCGCTCAGACCGCGAGCACAACGATGAGTTCGTGCGTTACGTGGGCTTTGCCGACTGA
- a CDS encoding helix-turn-helix domain-containing protein, protein MSNNDDAPGLAPKIFRFTDVDEFRSSIRGLNIEFTPFVRRIATEQVILRLPGCDVNVTRTFPRVADAQLVADCTAVGFAMDDLEVPIRFNGAQRDRAVVVIGSSGAAYNTIEEVQRQIGSIVFRPEVKDRGWPETQFSFKIFETTMPALLRLRKVVREVLAAASEPIDRAQVPLTGMAMKESLFGAVDNVFANLVAARWTVRPNDGRQFKMFQNIRTLLSEDLSQPIYSEEIARKLGLSVRTMHDVVRRYRGMSLHRYLRLRRLWLVRQRLLAGADSVKAVALAFGFWHLSDFSRGYRDQFGETPSQTLDRGRGR, encoded by the coding sequence ATGAGCAACAACGATGATGCGCCGGGATTGGCGCCAAAGATATTTCGTTTCACCGATGTCGACGAGTTTCGCAGTTCGATACGCGGGTTGAACATCGAGTTTACGCCGTTCGTGCGACGGATTGCGACCGAGCAGGTGATCTTGCGCCTGCCGGGCTGCGACGTGAACGTGACGCGCACGTTTCCGCGCGTGGCGGACGCGCAGCTGGTTGCCGACTGCACGGCGGTCGGTTTCGCGATGGACGATCTCGAAGTTCCCATTCGCTTCAATGGCGCGCAGCGCGACCGCGCGGTCGTCGTCATCGGCAGCAGCGGCGCTGCCTACAACACCATCGAGGAAGTGCAGAGGCAGATCGGCTCGATCGTGTTTCGCCCCGAGGTGAAGGATCGCGGCTGGCCCGAGACGCAGTTCAGCTTCAAGATTTTCGAGACCACCATGCCGGCACTGCTCCGGCTGCGGAAGGTGGTCCGGGAGGTGCTGGCGGCTGCGTCCGAGCCGATTGATCGCGCGCAGGTTCCGTTGACGGGGATGGCGATGAAGGAGTCCCTGTTCGGCGCCGTCGACAACGTCTTTGCCAATCTGGTGGCCGCGCGATGGACAGTGCGGCCGAACGACGGGCGGCAGTTCAAGATGTTCCAGAACATCCGCACGCTGCTGTCCGAGGACCTCTCGCAGCCGATCTACAGCGAGGAGATCGCGCGCAAGCTCGGCCTGTCCGTGCGCACCATGCACGACGTCGTCCGCCGCTATCGCGGCATGAGCCTGCACCGCTATTTGCGCCTGCGCCGGCTCTGGCTGGTGCGTCAGCGGCTGCTTGCCGGGGCGGATAGCGTCAAGGCTGTCGCGCTCGCCTTCGGTTTCTGGCACCTCAGCGATTTCTCCAGAGGCTACCGCGATCAATTCGGCGAGACGCCGTCGCAAACGCTGGACCGCGGACGCGGAAGATAG
- a CDS encoding NAD(P)H-dependent oxidoreductase, producing MSNRILVLYGSYRSDRMGIRLANFVIDRLRSRGEDVEFIDAKAIGLPMLDRMYKEYAKGAAPEALEKLAGQIRGADGFVFVTGEYNWGIQPGLKNLTDHFLEEWFWRPAAIVSYSAGRFSGARAATAWHGTLSEMGMVVVSSTIGVGPIAQSLSADAEPIGEGGKALERAFPRFADDLSWWIEAAKAQRARKAPPY from the coding sequence ATGAGCAATCGCATCCTCGTCCTCTACGGTTCCTACCGCTCCGACCGCATGGGCATCCGCCTTGCGAATTTCGTCATCGATCGCCTGCGCAGTCGCGGCGAGGACGTCGAGTTCATCGACGCCAAGGCCATCGGCCTGCCTATGCTCGACCGCATGTACAAGGAATATGCCAAGGGCGCCGCCCCCGAGGCACTGGAGAAGCTGGCCGGGCAGATCCGCGGCGCCGACGGTTTTGTCTTTGTCACCGGCGAATACAATTGGGGCATTCAGCCCGGATTGAAAAACCTGACCGACCACTTCCTGGAAGAATGGTTCTGGCGCCCGGCCGCGATCGTGAGCTATTCGGCCGGCCGCTTCTCGGGCGCGCGGGCCGCGACCGCCTGGCACGGCACGCTGTCGGAGATGGGCATGGTGGTGGTGTCGAGCACCATCGGCGTCGGCCCGATCGCGCAGAGCTTGTCGGCGGACGCCGAGCCGATCGGCGAGGGCGGCAAGGCGCTGGAACGCGCGTTCCCGCGCTTTGCCGATGATCTGTCGTGGTGGATCGAGGCGGCCAAGGCGCAGCGGGCGCGCAAGGCGCCGCCGTACTGA